The following are encoded together in the Synergistaceae bacterium genome:
- the cpsB gene encoding mannose-1-phosphate guanylyltransferase/mannose-6-phosphate isomerase (capsular polysaccharide colanic acid biosynthesis protein; catalyzes the formation of GDP-mannose from GTP and alpha-D-mannose 1-phosphate): MNGVFTLKNTYCLVLAGGSGTRLWPLSRDDRPKQFLKLDTESLYQGALRRVFRIAGPTRTRVLSGVRFGATALVQARELEEELPQSFVVEEPCPRNTAPAIALGLLRLMEECGATRESLVFVCPSDHVIDDLSLFEKAVLAASSPAREGRIVVFGIPPSRPDTGFGYIRAGMERGEWREVECFVEKPGPEKAREYVEDGRYFWNGGMLMFTVGAMLDALTEHLTDVAEVLPAGARAFLEVFPSMPSISMDYAVLERIKNIALVPLESPWTDIGSWDALYDFLERDGEGNAVMGRTVAEGCVNSLLLSTGRLVAAVGISDLLVIESPDAVLVAPRGESQKVRLLVDRLRGDGAPEVVGTRTDAGKE; this comes from the coding sequence ATGAACGGAGTTTTTACATTGAAGAATACCTACTGTCTCGTCCTTGCAGGCGGGTCTGGAACCCGGCTCTGGCCTCTCTCGAGGGACGACAGGCCGAAACAGTTTCTCAAGCTGGACACGGAGAGCCTCTATCAGGGCGCGTTGCGACGCGTGTTTCGCATTGCTGGTCCGACCCGAACGAGGGTGCTGTCCGGGGTAAGGTTCGGCGCGACCGCCCTTGTGCAGGCTAGAGAGCTGGAGGAGGAGCTGCCGCAGAGCTTCGTGGTGGAGGAGCCGTGCCCGAGGAACACGGCCCCGGCGATAGCCCTTGGGCTGCTGAGATTGATGGAGGAGTGCGGCGCGACAAGAGAGAGTTTGGTGTTCGTCTGCCCGAGCGACCATGTCATAGATGATCTCTCCCTCTTCGAGAAGGCGGTCCTGGCGGCGTCCTCGCCGGCTCGAGAAGGCAGGATAGTCGTGTTCGGCATCCCTCCCTCCAGGCCGGATACGGGCTTCGGCTACATCCGGGCGGGTATGGAACGCGGAGAGTGGCGCGAGGTGGAGTGCTTCGTCGAGAAGCCGGGGCCCGAAAAAGCTCGTGAGTATGTCGAAGACGGAAGGTATTTCTGGAACGGCGGAATGCTGATGTTCACGGTCGGTGCAATGTTGGACGCGCTGACCGAGCATCTGACCGACGTGGCGGAGGTCCTTCCGGCGGGTGCCCGAGCCTTCCTCGAGGTCTTCCCCAGCATGCCGTCGATCTCGATGGACTACGCAGTGCTGGAGCGGATCAAGAATATCGCCCTCGTTCCGCTCGAGTCGCCCTGGACGGACATAGGCTCCTGGGACGCCCTGTACGACTTCCTGGAGAGGGACGGGGAGGGCAACGCTGTTATGGGGCGGACAGTCGCCGAGGGGTGCGTGAACTCCCTCCTTCTCTCTACAGGTCGCCTGGTCGCGGCGGTGGGGATCAGTGACCTTCTTGTAATCGAATCGCCCGATGCCGTGCTTGTCGCGCCCAGGGGCGAGTCGCAGAAAGTTCGCCTTCTGGTGGACCGGCTGAGAGGGGACGGAGCTCCGGAGGTGGTCGGCACGAGGACGGACGCCGGAAAAGAGTGA
- a CDS encoding purine/pyrimidine permease: protein MAKRQLVYGVDDIPAFPVMVLAGAQHVLTLFGATTLVPLIFGPAMGMDPGQIAMLISCVYFGMGVCTLIQTHPKLGSGLPIVQGSSFSFIPSVMTIIGAYGAMGPNVVMQYIGGGLIAGGILQSIIGYTGLIGVVRKVITPVVIGPTIMAIGFSLAPTAIQANAANYWPASLLVVFLVFFFGLVSKNKYANIFAILSSIVITYLICFGLSKAGVFPQGHPAHIDMTNVIASPWYRLDIFMPWGAPKFSLLAFGALLAGFFAVTIESIGDYHSVSYAAGLPDPDEATISRGIGAEGLNCVLSGLFGSVGTTSYTENIGLIGLTGVASRWVVRTGAVILILMSFVTKFGALVATMPSPIIGGAYIALFGTIGALGIQVLMRADMGSQRNVLIVGFAFLMALGLPGWIENNQELFMSAEYSQVMQTLGGMAWAILKTPMAVAGICAALGDSLVPGTDEERGIGVEMK, encoded by the coding sequence ATGGCAAAGAGGCAGCTGGTCTACGGAGTGGACGATATCCCCGCGTTTCCGGTGATGGTGCTCGCCGGGGCGCAACACGTGCTCACCCTGTTCGGTGCGACGACACTCGTCCCCCTGATCTTCGGGCCCGCGATGGGCATGGATCCGGGGCAGATTGCGATGCTCATATCGTGCGTCTACTTCGGGATGGGCGTCTGCACCCTGATCCAGACCCACCCGAAACTCGGGTCGGGGCTGCCTATTGTGCAGGGGTCCAGCTTCAGCTTCATCCCGTCGGTAATGACGATAATCGGAGCATACGGCGCCATGGGGCCGAACGTAGTTATGCAGTACATCGGAGGGGGCCTCATAGCCGGAGGCATCCTGCAGTCGATTATAGGCTACACGGGCCTTATCGGAGTCGTCCGCAAGGTCATAACGCCGGTCGTGATAGGCCCGACGATAATGGCGATAGGCTTCTCCCTGGCCCCGACCGCCATCCAGGCCAACGCGGCCAACTACTGGCCCGCCTCGCTGCTGGTCGTCTTCCTGGTCTTCTTTTTCGGTCTGGTGAGCAAGAACAAGTACGCCAACATATTCGCCATACTGTCGTCGATCGTCATCACCTACCTCATCTGCTTCGGCCTTTCCAAGGCCGGGGTGTTCCCGCAGGGGCACCCGGCGCACATCGACATGACCAACGTCATCGCCTCTCCCTGGTACAGGCTTGACATCTTCATGCCCTGGGGCGCACCAAAGTTCAGCCTCCTGGCGTTCGGAGCGCTGCTCGCCGGCTTCTTCGCCGTCACGATAGAGTCGATCGGCGACTACCACTCGGTCTCCTATGCTGCGGGGCTTCCCGACCCGGACGAGGCCACTATCAGCCGAGGCATCGGCGCAGAGGGCCTCAATTGCGTCCTATCCGGCCTTTTCGGATCGGTGGGAACCACCTCCTACACGGAGAACATCGGCCTGATAGGCCTCACAGGCGTAGCCTCCCGCTGGGTGGTGCGCACGGGCGCGGTCATCCTGATTCTTATGAGCTTTGTCACGAAGTTCGGCGCTCTCGTAGCGACCATGCCTTCCCCGATCATCGGAGGGGCCTATATCGCCCTGTTCGGCACGATAGGCGCCCTCGGGATCCAGGTCCTTATGCGCGCCGACATGGGCAGCCAGCGCAACGTCCTTATTGTCGGCTTCGCCTTCCTGATGGCCCTGGGCCTTCCGGGGTGGATCGAGAACAACCAGGAGCTCTTCATGAGCGCTGAGTACAGCCAGGTTATGCAGACGCTCGGCGGCATGGCTTGGGCCATCCTTAAAACCCCGATGGCGGTGGCAGGGATCTGTGCGGCCTTGGGCGACTCGCTGGTGCCCGGTACCGACGAGGAGCGCGGCATAGGAGTGGAGATGAAGTAG
- a CDS encoding ABC transporter substrate-binding protein — translation MSFSKVWKFSALLFVLCLMAAPALAEEPIKIGEIATVTGDFAAYGVAEVEGVKIAVDEINAAGGILGRPVEVIMYDCRTRQEDMVNAARRLIEQDKVCVAIGPSGSGLCIAAAPVFNRGKVAHLGTLPTNPLVTVDEDGNVRPYNFRICFLDPYQGSMIAVFAAKELGKKKAGVLYDVSSDYSHGLREFFIASFLEYGGEIVADEGHRGEDVDFRAQLTTIKEADPDVLIFPTMGKCLPLAIKQARDLGIEVPIVGGDGYGDFMWEVAGDGMRETYWVSHVDRFDPVLEDFFNKYEEQTGTECMEFMNAVMAYDCVYWAKDAIERAGSDDPVKIRDALEETKDLELLHATLTIDEFHNPKDKEGIILRADTDKQKAVFMMRIKP, via the coding sequence ATGAGTTTCAGTAAGGTCTGGAAGTTTTCGGCGCTCTTGTTTGTCCTGTGCTTGATGGCGGCCCCGGCGCTGGCCGAAGAGCCGATCAAGATCGGCGAGATAGCAACGGTCACGGGCGACTTCGCGGCCTACGGCGTCGCTGAGGTCGAAGGTGTCAAGATAGCCGTCGATGAGATCAACGCCGCCGGCGGAATACTCGGCAGGCCCGTTGAGGTCATCATGTACGACTGCCGCACCCGGCAGGAGGACATGGTCAACGCCGCCAGGCGTCTGATCGAGCAGGACAAGGTCTGCGTGGCCATCGGACCCAGCGGAAGCGGCCTCTGCATCGCAGCCGCCCCTGTGTTCAACCGCGGCAAGGTGGCACATCTGGGAACCCTTCCGACGAACCCCCTCGTCACCGTAGACGAGGATGGCAATGTCCGCCCCTACAACTTCAGGATATGCTTCCTCGATCCCTACCAGGGCAGCATGATCGCGGTCTTCGCGGCCAAGGAGCTCGGCAAGAAGAAGGCCGGGGTGCTGTATGACGTGTCCAGCGACTACTCGCACGGGCTTCGCGAGTTCTTCATCGCCTCCTTCCTTGAGTACGGCGGGGAGATCGTGGCGGACGAGGGCCACAGGGGGGAGGACGTAGACTTCCGCGCGCAGCTTACCACCATCAAGGAGGCCGACCCCGATGTGCTCATATTCCCGACGATGGGCAAGTGCCTCCCGCTCGCGATCAAGCAGGCCCGCGACCTTGGCATAGAGGTGCCGATCGTTGGCGGCGACGGCTACGGCGACTTCATGTGGGAGGTAGCCGGGGACGGGATGCGCGAGACCTATTGGGTCAGCCACGTCGACCGGTTCGACCCGGTGCTCGAGGACTTCTTCAACAAGTACGAGGAGCAGACCGGCACCGAGTGCATGGAGTTCATGAACGCGGTTATGGCGTACGACTGCGTCTACTGGGCGAAGGACGCCATCGAGCGCGCGGGCAGCGACGATCCCGTCAAGATCCGCGACGCCCTCGAGGAGACGAAGGATCTGGAGCTCCTGCACGCCACACTCACGATTGACGAGTTCCACAACCCGAAGGACAAGGAGGGCATCATCCTTAGGGCCGACACCGACAAGCAGAAGGCCGTCTTCATGATGAGGATCAAGCCGTAA
- a CDS encoding F420-0--gamma-glutamyl ligase, translated as MRCTGVSARGIRLPVLTKRSDDLVRIVCDELERASRSSRDPFEFRDGDVVGVTESLLARSQGNFVTLDDITEDVERLVPAGDIALAFPLLSRNRFGQILLALSRGVRGRLHILLSYPADEVGNRLIEPSNFYRQSVKLKGDLFSEREYDEVFGRYPHPFTGVDYVSYYKGMNPEKIEIHFANNPLSALRFSRTIVVAGIHARSLHREILERAGATVFTLEQFCASPRTDGTGYNEEYGLLGANFSSEESLKLFPRDSASFARALSDELYTRTGRRVEALVYGDGAFKDPAAGIWELADPVVSPGFTEGLRGLPKEIKFKYVADNAGDRSPDEAVREAILHKDDMDLSAKTALGTTPRRLTDLLGSLCDLVSGSGDKGTPVVYISGYFDSYLDE; from the coding sequence ATGCGCTGTACCGGAGTGTCCGCAAGAGGAATAAGGTTGCCCGTGCTGACCAAGCGGTCGGACGACCTGGTTAGGATCGTGTGCGACGAGCTGGAGAGGGCTTCAAGGTCGTCGCGCGATCCGTTCGAGTTCCGGGACGGAGACGTGGTCGGCGTCACGGAGTCCCTGCTTGCACGCTCGCAGGGGAACTTCGTCACGCTGGACGATATCACCGAGGACGTTGAAAGACTGGTCCCGGCGGGGGACATCGCTTTGGCCTTTCCGCTTCTCAGCCGCAACCGCTTCGGCCAGATACTCCTGGCACTGTCGCGCGGGGTGAGGGGCCGGCTGCACATACTGCTCTCCTACCCGGCGGACGAGGTGGGCAACCGTCTCATAGAGCCAAGCAACTTCTATCGACAGAGCGTAAAACTCAAGGGCGACCTCTTCTCGGAGAGGGAGTACGACGAGGTCTTCGGCCGCTATCCCCACCCCTTCACCGGGGTGGACTATGTGAGCTACTACAAGGGCATGAACCCGGAGAAGATCGAGATACACTTCGCGAACAACCCCCTCTCGGCCCTGCGCTTCTCCAGGACGATAGTAGTCGCGGGCATCCACGCCAGGTCTCTCCACAGGGAGATACTGGAGAGGGCGGGCGCCACGGTCTTCACCCTGGAACAGTTCTGCGCGTCGCCCCGGACCGACGGAACGGGGTACAACGAGGAGTACGGCCTTCTGGGCGCGAACTTCAGCAGCGAGGAGTCCCTCAAGCTCTTCCCAAGGGACAGCGCGTCCTTCGCCCGTGCCCTGTCGGACGAACTGTACACCAGGACCGGCAGGCGAGTAGAGGCCCTGGTCTACGGCGACGGCGCCTTCAAGGACCCGGCAGCCGGGATCTGGGAGCTGGCCGATCCGGTGGTCTCCCCCGGTTTCACGGAGGGGCTGAGGGGCCTTCCCAAGGAGATCAAGTTCAAGTACGTCGCCGACAACGCGGGCGACAGGTCTCCGGACGAGGCGGTTCGCGAGGCCATTCTTCACAAGGACGATATGGATCTGTCCGCCAAGACGGCACTGGGCACGACGCCGCGCCGCCTGACGGATCTGCTGGGTTCCCTCTGCGACCTGGTTTCCGGGTCGGGCGACAAGGGAACGCCTGTCGTCTATATATCCGGCTATTTCGACTCGTACCTAGACGAATGA
- a CDS encoding ABC transporter ATP-binding protein translates to MAVALELTDVTKTFRKDKEEVLAVDSLSLRVEPGEMVTFLGPSGCGKTTTLRMVAGFETPTRGRIAIDGLDVTDVPVNRRDIGFVFQNYALFPHMSVFENVAYGLRVKGCSTSVIREKVREGLDLVGLSKAERRLPNRLSGGEQQRVALARVLVLRPRVLLMDEPLSNLDAKLRIHMRAEIRRIQRSLDVTCLYVTHDQAEALTVSDRIIVMRRGRVEQIGSPMEIYSDPRSLFVAGFIGQANILSGTVASVEGNSLSVDVAGRLLPVRAAKGESFSKGDMAAVVVRPESLNPVDEGGVQGRILSATFLGGRMEYSVEIAGGASVVAFDPFVPGKRMWREGEEIRLSFDSRAAVALQAQD, encoded by the coding sequence GTGGCGGTAGCTCTGGAGCTGACGGACGTCACGAAGACGTTCAGAAAGGACAAGGAGGAGGTCTTGGCCGTCGACTCTCTATCCCTCAGGGTCGAACCGGGCGAGATGGTCACATTCCTGGGCCCGTCGGGCTGCGGAAAGACCACGACCCTGCGGATGGTCGCAGGCTTCGAGACGCCGACGAGGGGCAGAATCGCGATCGATGGACTGGACGTTACGGACGTGCCTGTCAACAGGCGCGACATAGGGTTCGTATTCCAGAACTACGCTCTCTTTCCTCATATGAGCGTCTTCGAGAACGTCGCCTACGGCCTGAGAGTCAAGGGCTGCTCCACGTCCGTCATAAGAGAGAAAGTGCGCGAGGGACTGGATCTGGTCGGGCTCTCCAAGGCGGAGCGCCGCCTGCCGAATCGCCTCTCCGGAGGGGAACAGCAGCGAGTCGCGCTGGCGCGGGTGCTGGTCCTGCGGCCGCGCGTGCTGCTGATGGACGAGCCTCTGTCGAACCTGGACGCGAAGCTTCGGATCCACATGCGCGCCGAGATCCGCAGGATTCAGAGGAGCCTCGACGTGACATGTCTTTATGTGACGCACGACCAGGCCGAGGCCCTGACCGTGTCCGACAGAATAATTGTAATGAGAAGGGGCAGGGTGGAGCAGATCGGTTCGCCGATGGAGATCTACAGCGACCCGCGGTCGCTCTTCGTCGCGGGCTTCATAGGACAGGCCAACATCCTGTCGGGGACCGTGGCATCCGTAGAAGGGAACTCTCTCTCAGTGGACGTCGCGGGGAGGCTGCTCCCCGTCCGGGCGGCCAAGGGAGAGTCTTTCTCCAAGGGGGACATGGCCGCCGTCGTCGTTCGCCCGGAGAGTTTGAATCCGGTCGACGAGGGGGGAGTGCAGGGCCGAATCCTCTCTGCGACGTTCCTCGGCGGGAGGATGGAGTACTCGGTGGAGATCGCCGGGGGCGCCTCGGTCGTCGCCTTCGATCCCTTCGTGCCCGGAAAGAGAATGTGGCGCGAGGGGGAGGAGATCCGCCTATCCTTCGACTCCAGGGCCGCGGTCGCGCTTCAGGCCCAAGATTGA
- a CDS encoding iron ABC transporter permease, with product MKRDPALVPALVAIWLSLAVFVLYPALRLFLTAFVSDGRLSFSNLAAVLGSRYFRSAFMNSIWLATAVSVTGTFLGYMYAFAVTRISMPTWMKWFLGGVTTLPLISPPFTSSIALTLSLGPNGILLNMLGLGNINFYGFWGTWLSETLTYFPVSFMTLAAVLSAMDPNLEDAGLSLGASPGRVFRTVTLPLSIPGMANSVLLLFASSLADFATPLVLGGHNFPVLPTQAYLQITGMYDLRGGASLSFLLLFPALAVYFLQRFWVGGKSYVTVSGKGGSRSDFKSKGRAVERLILALCLSLTAFILYLYSLILWGAVVKVWGVDNSLTLNNFRYVLTHGRKAIADTLIIAAVVTPLGGLLAVLTGYLVQRRRFLGRRAMEFVSMFNYALPGTVVGIAYIIAFNQRPLLLTGTLTILVAAYIFRYHSAGIRAVIASLHQIDPSIEEASASLGAGSARTFLRVTVPLIIPAVLMGMRYLFIYSMTAISATVFLVSVRWTLLTTRILECMTELQFAQACAFSVILILIVYIAAAVLAGLTRLAAGRISEEGGAGLWR from the coding sequence ATGAAGCGCGACCCGGCCCTTGTACCTGCGCTGGTGGCGATATGGCTCTCACTGGCAGTATTCGTGCTTTACCCGGCGTTAAGGCTGTTTCTGACGGCGTTCGTCTCCGACGGACGCCTCTCCTTCTCCAACCTGGCCGCGGTGCTTGGAAGCAGGTATTTCCGGAGCGCCTTCATGAACAGCATCTGGCTGGCCACGGCCGTATCGGTGACCGGGACCTTCCTGGGCTATATGTACGCCTTCGCCGTCACTCGGATCTCCATGCCGACCTGGATGAAGTGGTTCCTCGGGGGCGTGACCACCCTTCCCCTGATATCGCCGCCGTTCACCAGCAGCATAGCCCTGACCCTCTCGCTCGGGCCCAACGGAATACTGCTTAACATGCTCGGACTGGGCAATATCAACTTCTACGGCTTCTGGGGCACCTGGCTGTCGGAGACCCTGACCTACTTTCCGGTCTCCTTCATGACATTGGCGGCCGTGCTCTCGGCGATGGATCCAAACCTCGAGGACGCAGGACTCTCGCTCGGCGCATCGCCGGGCAGAGTGTTCCGCACCGTGACCCTGCCTCTGTCCATACCCGGCATGGCCAACTCCGTCCTGTTGCTCTTCGCAAGCTCGCTGGCGGACTTCGCCACCCCCCTGGTGCTCGGGGGGCATAACTTCCCCGTACTGCCGACCCAGGCCTACCTGCAGATCACCGGCATGTACGACCTGAGAGGCGGAGCATCCCTCTCCTTCCTGCTGCTCTTCCCGGCCTTGGCCGTCTACTTCCTTCAGCGCTTCTGGGTGGGCGGGAAGAGCTACGTGACTGTGTCGGGCAAGGGCGGTAGCAGATCGGACTTCAAGAGCAAGGGGAGGGCGGTCGAGAGGTTGATCCTCGCCCTGTGCCTCTCTCTTACCGCATTCATACTCTACCTGTATTCGTTGATACTCTGGGGGGCGGTGGTCAAGGTCTGGGGCGTTGACAACAGTCTGACCCTGAACAACTTCCGCTACGTCTTGACGCACGGCAGAAAGGCGATAGCCGACACCCTCATAATAGCGGCGGTGGTCACGCCGCTCGGCGGTCTTCTCGCCGTCCTCACCGGATACCTCGTTCAGCGAAGGCGATTTCTCGGCAGGCGCGCGATGGAGTTCGTATCCATGTTCAACTACGCCCTTCCCGGCACGGTCGTGGGCATAGCCTACATAATCGCGTTCAACCAGCGGCCGCTGCTGCTTACCGGCACTCTGACGATCTTGGTGGCGGCCTACATATTCCGTTACCACTCCGCGGGCATAAGAGCGGTGATAGCCTCACTTCACCAGATCGACCCCTCGATAGAGGAGGCCTCCGCAAGCCTGGGGGCGGGCTCGGCCCGGACCTTCCTCCGAGTGACAGTGCCACTGATAATCCCGGCCGTGCTCATGGGAATGCGATATCTATTCATCTACTCCATGACAGCGATAAGCGCCACGGTCTTCCTGGTCTCGGTACGATGGACCCTGCTTACGACACGGATACTCGAGTGCATGACAGAGCTCCAGTTTGCTCAGGCGTGCGCCTTCTCCGTGATCCTGATACTGATAGTATATATAGCCGCCGCCGTTCTGGCGGGGCTGACCCGCCTCGCCGCGGGCCGAATCTCCGAAGAGGGAGGCGCTGGACTGTGGCGGTAG